In a single window of the Antedon mediterranea chromosome 1, ecAntMedi1.1, whole genome shotgun sequence genome:
- the LOC140048603 gene encoding transmembrane protein 145-like, with the protein MNVFFMFSLSLLFLIIISLLSGNAKHVEGVVNSFKDFVFLTGFVFQPGEYGEMDYTFTYQTSKCCYQMLIFNDEPNQWPYIQENEDFLDCMTKKSLIPSHYNGKVTLSTSHNCIIRTNSDTEEEEFYCHGTRHFNVIEERWWYITIVHCGGDGIHNFHYNMEFINGKHNFDNHFSADERYILQTDTVFLGLYLIVCSCLLKFRKLMLKRQTTYYQLFSYSCYLQTISLLFQTIAFWNYASNGVGFEPLKKLGKMISSTSALLFALLLIGIAKGYTVTRVRLKLIKHLKITVFACVYLFAAFGLYIVHELVYDARNVISKSFLALAIVVLQFIGLAWIYYDCYCTITQKGIKITFCVPFAIGFTLWFIGIPTKVWLSEHFVKWKTAKIVNGLEVATMFYGHILYLIWTHIGYRFQSTNIVDIVNHDDKNQKERHYLSHVGTTEAKYVTKSEYDESSVIAINVDIVNKDGEL; encoded by the exons ATGAAcgtgttttttatgttttcccTGTCACTGCtgtttctaataataatatcgcTATTATCAGGGAATGCAAAACATGTAGAAGGAGTTGTTAATTCTTTCAag GATTTCGTGTTTCTGACCGGATTCGTGTTCCAACCTGGAGAATACGGTGAGATGGATTATACGTTTACATACCAAACA AGCAAATGTTGTTATCAGATGCTAATTTTCAATGACGAACCAAATCAGTGGCCGTATATTCAAGAAAATGAAGACTTTCTT GATTGCATGACGAAGAAATCATTAATTCCGAGCCATTATAATGGTAAAGTTACTCTCAGTACTTCACATAACTGTATCATAAGAACAAATTCCGACACAGAAGAAGAG GAGTTTTATTGCCACGGAACACGTCATTTCAATGTCATAGAGGAACGATGGTGGTACATTACCATAGTACATTGTGGCGGTGATGGAATTCATAACTTTCATTATAACATGGAATTTATCAATGGAAAACATAACTTTGACAATCATTTCTCAGCAGATGAAAGAT ATATTCTGCAAACTGACACAGTATTCCTTGGACTTTATCTAATAGTCTGTAGCTGCCTGTTGAAGTTTAGAA agtTGATGCTCAAACGTCAAACCACCTACTACCAACTATTTTCATACTCATGCTATCTACAAACTATTAGCCTCTTGTTTCAGACAATTGCCTTTTGGAATTATGCGAGTAATGGTGTTGGATTTGAACCTTTAAAGAAACTTG GCAAAATGATTTCATCGACATCTGCCCTCCTGTTTGCCCTCCTACTAATCGGCATTGCTAAAGGATACACCGTCACACG AGTTCGTTTAAAACTAATCAAGCATCTTAAGATCACCGTCTTTGCCTGCGTGTACTTATTTGCTGCCTTCGGACTTTACATCGTGCACGAATTGGTATACGACGCACGTAATGTCATCAGCAAATCATTTCTTGCACTTGCAATTGTTGTATTGCAGTTTATTG gATTGGCTTGGATTTACTATGATTGTTACTGTACTATCACACAAAAAGGTATTAAAATCACCTTCTGTGTTCCTTTTGCTATTGGATTTACGCTGTGGTTTATTGGAATTCCAACCAAAGTTTGGTTGTCTGAACACTTCGTAAAATGGAAAAC GGCCAAAATTGTTAACGGTCTGGAAGTCGCCACTATGTTTTATGGGCACATATTATATCTAATTTGGACACATATTGGCTACAGGTTCCAATCAACAAACATT GTTGATATTGTGAACCATGATGATAAAAATCAAAAAGAAAGGCATTATCTGTCCCATGTTGGCACAACGGAAGCTAAATAT gTGACAAAATCCGAATATGACGAATCGTCGGTCATAGCAATCAATGTTGACATAGTTAATAAAGATGGAGAATTATAA